The proteins below are encoded in one region of Apium graveolens cultivar Ventura chromosome 4, ASM990537v1, whole genome shotgun sequence:
- the LOC141718555 gene encoding uncharacterized protein LOC141718555 has product MEKLAYALILASRKLRPYFQAHRVEVRTSFPLRQVMHKPKASGRMMKWAVELGKFYVEYKPRTAIKGQDLADFFLELPSSCEVSGDKCVTESTPMEIPMENCSPWWTLYVDGAVNGNGAGSGIVPVSPEGHKLQSCIHFGFKVTNNDAEYEALITGLKLALEMKVENLYVFSDSMLVVGHIKGGFQARGPRTDLYMRHAEELMGKFKEVNLEQIPRTQNADADALAKLGSQRKATLLGVIPLEIQKQPSIFQDEVMGEEAQREESWVTPILDYITKGTLPIDKDEARRIKYKAARYVIYNENLYKRGFNRPLLRCIAGDESDYIMREVHEGICGNHVGGTSLAHKILRQGYYWPTLQKDAHEFARACDRCQRFANLNSNLVVPLKPLTSPWPFAVWGIDLIGELPKGKGGVKYVVVVIDYFTKWAEAEPLATITAAKLKEFVFRAIVCRFGVPYKLISDNGK; this is encoded by the coding sequence ATGGAAAAATTGGCCTATGCCCTAATTTTAGCCTCAAGGAAGTTGAGACCATATTTTCAAGCACATCGGGTGGAAGTCAGAACTTCATTTCCCCTAAGGCAGGTTATGCACAAACCTAAAGCTTCGGGAAGGATGATGAAATGGGCTGTCGAGCTGGGGAAATTTTATGTGGAGTATAAGCCCAGGACTGCTATTAAGGGGCAAGATTTGGCCGATTTCTTCCTGGAATTACCCTCTTCTTGTGAAGTAAGTGGGGATAAATGTGTCACTGAATCAACACCTATGGAAATCCCCATGGAAAACTGCTCACCTTGGTGGACTTTGTATGTTGATGGGGCTGTAAATGGGAATGGAGCAGGCTCGGGTATAGTGCCGGTTAGCCCTGAAGGGCATAAACTCCAAAGTTGTATTCATTTTGGCTTCAAGGTAACCAATAATGACGCTGAATACGAGGCACTAATAACAGGATTGAAGCTGGCCCTCGAGATGAAAGTTGAGAACCTATATGTGTTTAGTGATTCGATGCTAGTGGTTGGACATATTAAAGGAGGCTTTCAGGCTAGAGGCCCCCGTACCGACCTATACATGAGGCATGCAGAAGAGCTGATGGGTAAATTTAAGGAAGTTAACCTGGAACAAATTCCCCGCACACAAAATGCGGATGCAGATGCCTTGGCTAAACTAGGATCTCAAAGAAAGGCTACACTGTTGGGGGTAATACCCCTGGAGATCCAAAAGCAGCCTAGTATCTTTCAGGATGAGGTCATGGGGGAAGAAGCCCAAAGGGAAGAGTCATGGGTCACTCCCATTTTGGACTATATCACAAAAGGAACACTCCCTATTGACAAAGATGAGGCTAGGAGGATTAAGTACAAGGCAGCGAGGTATGTTATCTACAATGAAAATCTGTACAAAAGGGGTTTTAACAGGCCTCTTTTAAGGTGTATAGCCGGAGACGAATCTGACTACATTATGCGGGAGGTACATGAGGGTATTTGCGGGAACCATGTCGGAGGAACTTCTCTTGCCCATAAGATATTGAGACAGGGATATTACTGGCCAACTCTACAGAAAGACGCCCATGAGTTTGCCCGCGCGTGTGATCGATGCCAAAGGTTTGCTAACCTAAATAGTAACCTTGTTGTACCTTTGAAGCCCCTAACTAGCCCGTGGCCCTTTGCTGTCTGGGGGATAGACCTGATTGGGGAATTACCTAAAGGAAAAGGTGGGGTAAAGTACGTTGTAGTAGTCATTGATTATTTTACCAAGTGGGCAGAGGCTGAGCCATTGGCTACCATTACTGCAGCCAAGTTGAAGGAATTCGTTTTTCGGGCCATTGTGTGCAGATTCGGGGTCCCTTATAAGTTGATCTCGGACAATGGGAAGTAA